The genomic region GTCAGCCGCGGCGGGCGTTCGATGAGGCGAGTCTTGCGGCCCTGGCTCAGAGCATTCGGGCCGAAGGCGTGCTGCAGCCACTGCTGGTGCGCCCGGTGGGGGAGAGCTACGAGATCGTGGCGGGCGAGCGGCGCTGGCGGGCGGCCCAACTGGCCGGGCTGAGCGAGGTCCCGGTGCTTGTTCGGGAACTGGACGACCGGCAGGCCCGAGTGGCGGCCCTGGTGGAAAACCTGCAGCGCGAGAATTTGAACGTTATCGACGAGGTGGACGGCAAGCTCGCTCTCGTGGCGCTGGCATTGGGACTGGAGCCCGAAGGCGCCCGGACCCGCCTCATTCGCCTGCTGGCCGAGGAGCGAGGTGAGGAGCACGCCACCTTGGATGAAGTGTTCGCTCCCCTGGGCGAGTCCTGGGCTTCGTTCGCGAAGAACAAGCTTCGGGTTCTGCGCTGGCCCGCCGAGCTGGTTGAGGCGCTGCGCCAGGGGTTGCCGCTCACTCTGGGCGCGGTCATTGCGTCCGCACCAGCCGAGCATCATGCCGCTCTGATCACCCTGGCGCAGGGCGGCGCGTCGCGTTCCGAGCTGCGGGCGCAGGTCGGGCAGCTGACCGCCTCGACGAAGGTGGCGCCGTCCCGCGCGGCCCTGGCCGTCCGGCATTTGGGGAACCGGCGCTTTATGGAGAAGCTGTCTCCCGAGGACCAGCGCGCCGTAGAAAAATGGTTGGCTCGCATGCCTGCCGTGCTCCTCGGCGGGAGCGAGTAGCCCTCTCGTACCGGTACGAGAACGCCCCCGCCGGGGCGTTTTTGCCGTCCCACAGCACCGATAGACTAAGTGGCCGCGCAGAGGAGTGAGAGACGGCGGACCCTGGGGGCGGCCTGCGGGGGAGGGAAGAGCACCACCCACTCTCTGGGATCACAGAAAAATGGCAGAGTTCCGCAGAACTCTCCCAGGAACCAGTAGGCGTGCGGCCTTCAGGCGGCATTCCCGTCTGGCCACACCTTCCTGGCGCCCTGGATGTCTGAGCCAGGTGTGGATCACGGCCTGCTGCTCGAAGGCCGTGACGGTCATGTCCTGAAATGGGATGGTGACCGTGCTGTGTGCCCGGAGCACGGGTGGATGCCGCAACTCGTAGAGGTAGAGTCCCGTCACCGGCTCGGTGCTGTTGAGTTCCTCGTCCCATTGAGGTGCAGCGCGGAGCGCCAGATGCATGCCCATCCCCTAAGCTCGGTGTGCCCGGGTCTGGCGCACTTCGCCGGCCACCAGGGTCAGGGCGCTCGGATGCAGGTCCTGGTCAGAGGTGTTGTGAAGGGTGGCGTAAGCCATCAGGGCGACCTGTCCGTCAGGGTTGAGGGCGAGCTGATACTGCGCACTCCAGCGCACCGCGTCCGTGAGGTAACCCAGGTGGCCCTCGCCCGTGCCAGTGAGCTGGTAGCTGACCTGGACGTGCGCGTCCTACCCCGACTGGGGCGGCGCGGTGGGGAAGCGCAAGTGGTTAATGGCGGCATGAAAGTAGGTACCCTGCGCGTCCTGGACCAGGAGATCTGACGCCCTGATCAGGGTGACATCCTCATACCCCTCCGTATCGCGGAGTTTGATCAGTTGGCCTTC from Deinococcus arcticus harbors:
- a CDS encoding ParB/RepB/Spo0J family partition protein, whose product is MTRKRPTPSAGLLGLLGATADVMKVPEQAKTILPVAQLQPGVGQPRRAFDEASLAALAQSIRAEGVLQPLLVRPVGESYEIVAGERRWRAAQLAGLSEVPVLVRELDDRQARVAALVENLQRENLNVIDEVDGKLALVALALGLEPEGARTRLIRLLAEERGEEHATLDEVFAPLGESWASFAKNKLRVLRWPAELVEALRQGLPLTLGAVIASAPAEHHAALITLAQGGASRSELRAQVGQLTASTKVAPSRAALAVRHLGNRRFMEKLSPEDQRAVEKWLARMPAVLLGGSE